The sequence GTACCGGTGTAGTTTATTTCATTTACTTCAACCCACCTTAAGACTCACAATGGCAATTTAATGCACCGACTAgtttatagttttatttttcatatgcaGCTATTTTGGTGTTAATAGACTTAAATCTACTGCAAAAAATATAAACTGCAGGTTCAAGAGCCAGATTTAGTTGGTGTAAGTCATTTACTGGTTGATGAAATTCATGAACGTGGCATGAACGAAGATTTTCTCATCATAATACTGCGTGACCTTCTACCAAGACGTCCAGACCTTCGCCTTGTATTGATGAGTGCAACCATAAATGCTGAACTTTTTTCCAAATACTTCGGAGATGCTCCAATAATGCACATCCCGGTACTGTAATCTTTCATGAACAACATCAATAGAAGATATGCTCGATTCAATATTTCTATGTGTTATATTTATGGCGAGGTGTCTTGGGCAGGGGTTCACTTTTCCTGTTGCTGAGTTGTTCCTGGAAGACGTTTTAGAAAAGACTCGATACAAGATCAATTCTGAACGTGATAATTTTGCTGGTAGTTCGAGGAGAAAGAGGTTTTCATCAGTTAAGAATGATCCATTATCTGATGTCTTTGAGGTAAACTTTAACTTTTTTATCGTCTGaactttattttctttactcaGTCTTGATGTGCAAGGATTAGTCCAGTTCTATACTAATGTGCGTATTATGTTATGTCACTCTGATTCAGCACTTCTCTCGCTAATACAGATAAATATAATTCTAAAGTCTAAACTGTCATAAACAAATATTTGCAGAAATAAGAAATTCTCGTTTTTTCTTCAACACCAGGCACATTATATTTTGGCTCACTTTGTTTTTTTCTAGGACATTGACTTTAATAAGGAATATGGAAATTACAGCATTACAACAAGGCAGTCCCTTGAAGCTTGGTCTGCTGCTGAACTAGATTTGAGCCTTGTATGTACTATGTACTTTTTTATACTTTCATATTCATACATTTGATTCCACAAGTAGTTGGAAGTTTTATGCATGTATAATAGCAATTAAGTGGATATATATCATAGATATTGTTCAAAAGAGACATGGCGCCATCCACCATATCGTTAATAGATCGCGCATTCATCAAATTCTTctatcaacttttttttttggtatttaaATCAACCAGGTATTTCAAATTTTAATGCACTTGCATAGTTGCATGACGTGAGATGTTTGCTAGAAACACTGGAGTAAGTGGTGAAAGGAGCTTTGTGTATTCCCTCTATGCTTGATTTGTTGTTTATTTGCTTTACATGATTCATTAGACTATTAGAGAAGCTGGACTCTGCTGCTAGTCCTTTTTTCCCCTCATCATGAGGAACAGAGTTCTGAGTTCCCATTTTGTCATTTCACTCATTCTTGCTCTGACATGACACATATAGAATAGTGCTACCATGCCAATAAGTTCCCATCCAAGTATTGGTGGCCTTTGCTAATGCTTAAAGAGTCATTTCACCTTTGTACACCAGCATTATTTCAACCTAATGCACTGCCAATCCGTATCCAAGAAAAAATTTGCATGCCAGGAACTTTGTCCAATGTCACATTATATCTGTGCGGCTAATATGACACATTTATGTTGACATTTTAGGTGGAAAGTACAATTGAGTATATTTGTCGTCATGAAGCGGAAGGTGCAATCCTTGTGTTCCTTACTGGCTGGGATGAAATTTCAAAACTTCTGGACAAGATTAAAGTGAATAATTTCCTTGGCACTTCTGATAAATGCCTTGTTCTTCCTTTGCACGGTTCTATGCCAACTGTCAATCAGCGTGAAATTTTTGACAGACCACCAGCTAATAAGAGGTAAGCCACTTAGCTACTTATCGAGAAAATAGAATCTTCAGTGTGTTATGGACATGATTACGGTACACACCTTTTAATGTATTCCAGACATAGTTTTTCCTTTCTTACTGGTTTACCTTCCCTTGGGCATTTTCACACTACTATGCTCTGCTTAGGAACTCGTAGAAATTCTCTGGTTTTCTGACCTTTCTCATTACCATTGTTGGTACCTTTGATGGTAAAATTTAGTTCTGGCACAAATGTAGCACATAGTTAAAACAATGGTCAGGAATTGAACTGATGAAGGTACACAATTATGATGATTGTTTCATCTAAGCCATGAGTAACAATTAGCAATGATATTGACCTATGCCATTTCCCTTCCAGTATCCTTTTGAGCTATTTGGGCCACTTCAAATTATTTTGTCTCTTTCAACCATATTTGAGCATAAATGTATTGCTTTTATTTTCTCATTATTTAATCACcattttatttcattttcatGGTTTTCTTAATGCTAATTGTTTTATGTGATGCACTCATGTTTAGCTCTTTAAATGATCGATAATTCATTTGAGCTAGCTCCTGTAATGCTAATGATATTCTATTTGTGCAATTTGATCTACTTTTGCATTCCTCTTTATTTATTgataaatatatatgttattTAAGAAAATGACGTACTACTTGTGCAATTTGAGCTACTGTTGCATTCCTCTttgtttattgatgattatataTGTAATTTCAGGAAAATTGTTCTGGCAACCAATATTGCAGAGAGTAGTATTACTATAGATGATGTTGTCTATGTAATTGATTGTGGTAAGGCCAAGGAGACAAGCTATGATGCCTTGAATAAACTTGCGTGCCTTCTACCGTCGTGGATATCAAAAGCCTCTGCCCACCAGGTATGTTACTGCTGTCAATATAACTAGGCATTCTGGCAAACTTGAAAATCCATTAAGATCAAGTTACCTATTTTTGCTATGTTGAACAGAGGCGAGGTCGTGCAGGTCGCGTTCAGCCAGGTTGTTGCTATAGGCTTTACCCCAAAGTCATTCATGATGCAATGCCACAGTTTCAGTTGCCTGAAATTCTTAGGACTCCTTTGCAAGAACTATGCCTTAATATCAAAAGCTTACAGCTTGGAGCAGTATCCTCTTTTTTAGCCAAGTCACTGCAGCCACCAGATCCACTTTCTGTCACGAATGCAATTGAGCTGCTTAAAACCATTGGAGCACTGGATGATAAGGAGGAACTCACTTCTCTAGGTATGAAATTTTGCTACTAACCTGCATACAAGATTTCTTGCCTATTTGGTTTTATTCCAGCTATATGTACACTTTGCTCATCCTACTTTGGTCTTGTGCAGGACGACATCTCTGTACGCTTCCACTGGACCCAAACATTGGGAAAATGCTGCTTATGGGATCTGTATTCCAGTGCCTGGATCCAGTATTAACAATTGCTGCTGCCCTTGCATATCGTAATCCATTTGTGCTCCCAATAGATAGAAAAGAAGAAGCTGATGCTGTCAAAAGATCATTTGCTGGTGACTCCTGCAGGTAATTGTTAGAACAGTTTCATTAATTTGATATCTATTGAGGATTAAATAAGTATATAAAGGTTCTTTTTGAGGTACCTGTACTAACAAGTTGGTATTTTCGTTTGTTTAAATAAGTTGGTATTTCTACAACCATGGATAATAGAAATTATGTCTGATTTGATTGTCTCTGCCTACCTGAATGAAGCAATTTGTTCACATCTGCCGAGTACTGCTTCACTTACAGCACCTGTGGGATGGTTACTTTCTAGATTAATGGCTGCTAGAGGAGTCTTGCAGATGTAGAAAACTGGGACCTGCTCTAGTTTACACTTGATAACCTGCCGTGACCACACATCATTCTTTGACAGTGATGGCATTCATTACATGCAATTTTATGCAAAAGTTGCTTGAGGCTCACTAATAATTTCTTGTAACTTCTTTTGCCAGCGATCACATTGCTCTTCTTAAGGCATTTGTGGCATGGAAGGAAGCAAAGCAGAGTGGTAGAGAACGTTCTTTCTGTTGGGAAAATTTTCTGTCCCCCATGACCCTGAAGATGATGGACGACATGCGAAATCAATTTTTTGATCTACTATCTGATATTGGATTTGTTAGCAAGACAAGAGGGGTGAAGGTTATGATCTCTCTTTCATTTCAAACATGCAGTTTATCTAATTATATAACTACCCTAGACTGTTTTGCTATCTATCTTCATGCAGTGGTACTATATCCACGCCTGTGATGTGACAATTATTGATTAAAGTTTCTCCCAATCACCTGCAACCCAGAGCAGGGGGCCGGCAGTTTTTTAAGTTGCAGTGCACATCCAACCTAGTTTTGAAATATCCACTATGTTTCAATATCCAGTTCATCCCCACcaatcttgatacatttttcaaaaaaagtCAATTTTTTTGCATAATTCAAATTTATTTCACCATCTTTTCCCATATTTTTGGATATTTATCTCTGTTAAGGGCAAGACCTTTTCTGGGATTTTAATCCCTGTTGCAACTAGGGGCTTCCATATTTAATAttcttttttatgaaaaataaatacactctgCACTACATTTGCTATGTGTGTTCTGTGCATTCTCTTTTACACATACTGAACATTACTATATTTGATTCGTACCTAATAACTAGATGTGTCAAATACTTTTAGTGTGGATTCTCGGACATATGATTGTCTATTTTTTGTAAACACAATAGTCCAGAATGGCTTCTTACTTCCATGCTTTGACTTCAGGCATATAACCACTATGGTAGTGATCTGGAGATGGTTTGTGCTGTCTTGTGCGCTGGGCTTTACCCAAATGTCGTACAATGCAAAAGGCGAGGCAAGAGGACAGCTTTCTATACCAAAGACGTGGGAAAAGTGGACATTCACCCATCATCAGTCAATGCGTTTGTGAATCAATTCCCATTGCCTTACTTGGTTTATAGTGAGAAGGTGAAGACGGCTAGCATTTATGTTAGGGACTCAACAAATATATCAGACTACGCCCTTTTACTTTTTGGTGGTTCCCTTAGTCTGAGCACAACTGGAGAAGGCATCGAGATGCTCGGGGGTTATCTTCATTTCTCGGCCCCAAAGCGTATCATAGAGTTGATTCAGGTATAACCAGCTTCCCTACAATAGATTGTTTCAACTTTGAAAAATATAGTATCTTCAATTATTTTTGTTAGTTTCGCTCAAAAAAGTTGTTTTCTGTTTCTGCACAATAATGCCTTGAAGTTCAGAAATGATAAATGTGGAATGAGGGACTGAAGCTTTACAAGGCATTTGGGTTCAAATCCTTTTGAACTGAATCCTAAAAATTCCCGAAATAATCCCCTTCATCCAAACACTCACTTactgttttctctttttttgaatTGTTAATCCCCTtcatccaaacacacccttactgttttctcttttttggaaTTGTTGGTGCTTGCTACATGTGTCGACATTCCTTTATTCTGTAGGAACCAAAATCCTACAACAGGTAATTTTGCTGTGCTGTTATGTCGGATTTACTGAGATCaggattcttttttttatagcaATATCGAATTATTGTAGTGAATGTAGAAGCTATCATTCATTTCAGCTGACTTCTACGTACATGAGCACTGCACATGCTTGATTTGTACTATGGTCTGCGTTGACAATTTATGGGCACGAAAAATAGTTCAGCGTAAGATTATAACTATGTATTCCTTGTTCTAATTTGGGATTTATTTACATTTACAGAGATTAAGAGGTGAGTTGGATAAACTCCTCCAGAGAAAGATTGAGGAACCTGCACTTGACATCTTTTCAGAAGGGAAGGGTGTCGTGGCAGCAGCTGTAGAACTGTTGCACAGTCAAAATGTTTACCACTAGATGCCACGTAGACACGTTCCGTAGGGCACTTTCCGCACTAAATGAAAACCATACCAGTGGGGTGCTTCTGTAATATCTGTAGTAATTTTGTTCCCCATGGATGTTTGCAATTCCTACAGTCTCGGCGCCTCCCCTTGAGTTCATGTAGATTAAAAGTTTTGGGACCCTGCCATTATGTAATaggctagatatcaaggtgttaATTCGATCAATTTGTCTGCTATTGCTGAAGCCAAATCATGTAATCATTCGTTTGATCTTTGGAGTGGATATCTTCAAGCACTTCCTCTTTTGATCAATTTAGATATACTGTTTCAGAAATTCACACTTAAAATGTTGAAGTCGTTTTTCAATTTGTTGGTTTTGAATTTTTCAATGAGAAAAAAACCATTCCAGCCCAGCCCCCTGCCTCGCCCAGTCTAGCGGCTTGGGGGTGACTCAACCTGCAGTCCAACGCCCTCCCTCCAAACCCTAGCTTGCTTTGGTCATCGACGTCAGTGGGTGGACACCGGTGGCGATGGCTCTGAAGCCATATTGTCACAGCCTCTTTCCTCCCTCCGTTTCCCCACATCTTCCCCTCTCACCTCCCCTCGGCTCTTGTTGTGAGCTTGCTCTGGCTGGATCCGCTGGCGAGGTGGTTTACTTCGGTTGGATCCGTATGGTAGTTCACCGGATTCAATCACTCCCTAGTCGGATCTGTTCGGTGGCTAGCCTGCACGTTTTGCTCGCCTCGATGCCTGCCTGTGGCTTCGGCTCTAGCTCCAGCGGGCCAGTGGGTGTGTGGGCTTTCTCCATCGCTATCTTGGCCACCTCGACCTCACACTCCCAGTTAGGATTTCGGTTGGCCATGTCGCTCCGTACTGGTGGTGGCTGTCCGTGACTTTGGTCGGTTGCTGGCCCTTTGTGGCCCTAGTGCGCCATATGCTCGTTGATGGGTGCAATGCTACGGTCTTCTTGCTTCTATATTGAGTACTGCTACTTATCCCTTTGTAGGTTGTTGCTATGgtctatctggtgaggctatgTGTTCATTGGAATGTGCAGTCGTAAGGGGAATTTACGGGCGAAAGCCTTATCGGGCACCATTGCCAACGACGGTGGCACCGTGGGCGTCATtacctccttggaggcatcaTCTCGAAGCTTCCCCTTGAGATCTCTCCAGATGAAAACCCTATTCAGCTTCCCGAACGAGCAACAACGGTTCTATTGCTGCTTCCTTCCTGAAGGCGTCGCTGTGGAGAATCCTGCTTCTCTTTGATGCTACAGCTAGCACCACTCCTTGCCGGGCTCATCCTGCGCGGTTGTTCTCCTATTCGGCCAGTCTTCTCACCTCCTCTCAACGCTTGTGCGTCTGTGACTATGTTCCGACATCCCAGGAACCTGTCTGTTGTGCTTGGGGTTTGGCAAGGGAGCCGCTGACCGTGTTGGTAGTCAGGCGTAGGAGCAGGGCTCCGCCTGTTAGGGTCCTGGTCAAGGTGCTAGATGGGCGCAGTTGCTTGTAAGGGTGCCACTTGGTGTGGGTGCCGCTTGGTCGGGTTGTGTGGTGTACTGTTGCTACATGTGTGCCGTGTTGTATGACGCTTTGGCGAACCTTAGCCGTTCGGTTGCTTAGGGGCTTAGGGGTTTCTTTCTGTGTCTTACGTGCGAGTTGCGCTCTGCGGGTTGTAATCTATGCTTGTTAAGGTTTTTGGGCCTAGTTTTTCTTATAAACTGTCACTTTCTTTCTTAATGCAATGACGCGCAGCTCTCATATGTGTTTGAGAAAAATTTATCGATTTAGGTCCTATAATTCAAATATACTGTTCCAATAATCACACGTGAAGTGTTGaaagtgttttttttctttccaaatcTCTCAATTAATTCTAGGGCGAATAGCCGAAGCCGATCGAATTGGCTGCTTAACAAGGTTGATCGGCGTCGGCGCCTCATCGCacgtttgcctggcaaccgatGCTTGGTTCGGGTGCAAGCTTCATGTCCTCCCAGCCTTGTCTCAGTCGAATAGCCACATATCCTAAAAACTACGTGTCCGCCTAGTAGAGACATCAAACAAACACGCGGCTCTGATTTTCACGGGATACCGCACGCCCGGTTCTGCCTATGGCGGAGTTGGAGTGTTTTAGGAAGGAAATTCTATAAGATCATTGATCGAAAGATCTTTACGAGATTCTGATCCATGTTGTCCTTCCCTCATTCAACGGATGGCACGTGTAACTGAGAGAAAGGAGGGGAACATGTGAAATACACTAGATAGAGTATTTCTATTGAGACCGGATCTCATAGAATTTTCTTTCGTGTCTTAGTATGTCCGGACACTCTAAAAATCCCACAATATCACCAGTGAGTAGTTTAATATTAGATATAAATTTATTTAGTATTAGTCTAATTGCACGTTATCAATTATATTGTTATACCTGCGCACATCCGCTTCTTGTTTTCTAGCTCCGCCAACGTGATGACGATCATGTTCCGCGACCTCGCATTGGCTAACTCTGCCACATGATGCGTATTGGTTATGTACTACTACTATGATGATACAAGTGCACACCTAATATGTTGGAACTTTCTTCTTGCTCAATTACAACTTTACAACACCGATGACGAGGCCAGGAACAATTTGGTTCGCACTCCGAAGGCATCATCTCTGGTACAGAACAACACATACACACGACAAATTATTCCCATTCTTTTATTGCAACACAATCGAATGCGATCCTGATTCTTGTGTTTGCCACTCTTCAACTCGTAGAGCCGGCAAGTGGCTTGGCTTTTATTAACAGACTATGCTCGAGTCTGTTTATTTCGTTGATCGTTCCCACAGGAAAGGGTGCGCTCAATTGTTTTCCAATTGATATTATACTATCTATATTCACTGCACGCAGCAGCATCTTCTTTCCCTCACCAGGCGTTATAATCGCAAGATGTCTTGCGGGTCAACCTTGACATCATATGCTCAGATTTCTGCAAATGCGAGAAACGGAAGTGGGTGCTTAGAACTGCTAATCAAATTCAGATGGTTCAGTGCGATGATAAACTTGTTGTACAGACACAGAAAGACTCATCCTGTTGCCTCGTTCAAGGCTATTATCTATCTGCTAAGATCAATTGCTAGTACAATTGTAGCAAGTCAAGCAATTGAGCATATCATTCTATTGCGAAACCTTATCTGCCATGTAGAAGGCTCCTGCTTCCATATATGCATCAATGCAAACTAGTACCCAGCAGTGTTATTTGGATACAGAGATGTCAGAATCCGATTCAGATTCAGTGTCTgattcggtaaaaaaaattggacacgCAAAATTCAACTTAGATTTGAGGTGTCTGATTCggtaaaaaaattagacacgaTATCCAAATAACACTGCTATGAGCAAGTCAGGGCTGATGACCGAACACTCAATCCATCTGAGAGCAGGGACTAATAACAGTCAGATATATTGTTTGTTTGGCAAAGTTCCAAGTATAAGAATTTTTAAAGCTGGTTATCTCTAGCTTAAAAAATTCTTGGAACTAAACCTATGGATAGATTGAGGGTTTTTTTATTGAGACATCTTATccttattttagactaaaaatatatatttaaactactttattttatcctataaacttCCAATCCTTCATGGATCTCGAAGCTAGTGCCCTATCAAACAGAGTAATAGCATGGTTAGAAGGTTTCAGTCCAATACTTAAACAATTCATGCATATCCAACAAAATAAAcaaactttttatttatttattccaGCACTGTCAAATGCAGTGCAATAATTCATGTGTTGTTGACCCTGTAAAGCTAGCAAGGGTGGAACCAAGCTGTAACATGGCTTTTAGCAGTTCATGTGTGCATCAATACAGGTCCGTTTTATTTTGTGGATCATTTGGTCTAGGAAAAGGATTAGGCATGCTCAATCCTTTTCCTAGCCCAAAAAAGTACGACAAGGCAATACATTGCTACATGGTGGCTCCATGTAGCTACAGCATAGTTCTCCCACACCAGCCATTTCAAGATGTCTTGCGGGTCGGCCTTGACATCATATGTTCAGATTTCTGCAGATATGAAAATGCATAAGTGTGTGCTTAGATGGGCCAGTCAGATGATAATCTTACTGCATAGACGTATAACGACTATTCAAATTAAATCAATAGCTCTGCGACTCATTCAAGGATTATCTATCTGCTAAAATTTTAACTGGTGGTATTACCGGTATGAATGGAACAAGTCTGATTGGTATTACATTGGTAGCAAGCAGGTAGCGCCATGAGCTTACCAGAAACAGCATGGCAGGTGAAACACAGGAAGAAAACACAAACCTGTTCAGTGTAAGGCAGATACTTCCCGTCAAAGGTGACCACCACACGATCTTTTCCATCAGCGCCTCGAACCTTGTCAACTGAACAGTAGAAATCTATGGCCGACATGCTGCAATAAGAAGCAATGGAAATATGATAATAGAAAGTCATTTTCACAAATAGAGTTTTGACATTTGATAGATCGTTCAGTTTCGTGAACAGGATTCCACCCATATAATTGCTAACTGCACACATTCAAGTGTTTACTGAGGTTTCGTCAGCCACAGATGAAAGAGCACCTACCAAACACGGATACTCCTACGAAGGTGCATATCTGAGTCCGACACGGTATCCGACTCGGATACGGCTTGGATATATATCCGAGGAGTATCTGGAAAAAATAATTCATAGAATATCGGATACCTTATGGATACTTCGTGGATACAGCCCAGCCCAACAGCAGTCCGGTTCGGCCCACTCAAATCCTTAATCAGGTGGCTATCCTCTCAGTGATACGCAGCAGCCTCTCGGATCTCGCATCTCGCTAGCTGCCGCCAGCACACAGGCGTCTCGCCATTGCTGGTCTCGACCACACCGGCTGCCACCCACGCTTCGAGCCAGCAGCAGCCCCGGCAGTCTGCGCCTCCACTCCCTCCAACCGGCAGCCACCCTCCAGATCTGGTGAGTAGCCCATTCTTTGCTCTGCTTCTCTATTACTTCTCACGTGGTCTGCTCTCCTTGACTCCTTCCGCCGAGTCGACCGAGTGGTCTGTTCTGTGTTCTCATAAGGTTTGTTCTCACATAGGCAACTAGGTCTGGCCGAGTCGACCGAATCAGTAGGACAACATTAGTTAGTCACTCTTGTACCATTGTACGCTTAGGTAGTGATTCTTTCTATTTCATCTCATGTTCGTAGAGCAATTTAGTGAGCAATTTAGTCAGCCTATCTCGGTTACCTTATTGATATGCAACCATTTAGCGACACAAGTTTGATCTGCAATCATCAGACATTACCTAACTGGCTCTGGTTGTTTGCATTTTGTTTATATCCTGCCTGGCTGCATGTACTACTTGTTTTCTGTATTTTCACCTTTACACGAGGTCCAGTTTTTCCACCCTTGTGTAACTTCACAAGTCACAATATATTGCAGTGGTGGCTTCTCTTAATCATGGAATGTGAATgctaaaacatttgtaaaacatattaaaaatactaaaACGTCCGCGTATTGAGTTTCTAGAAAAATAGTGTATCCCCGTATCTGTATCAGGCCAATACCGATACCCGTATCCATATCGGTGCTGCATAGAAGAGAACAGAATTCAAAGCATTCCAAGACCTAACAAATGTTCTCCTACAGGCAAACACAGAGACATCGAACCGACCACAAAAGAAACTCGAAGATGAAACCAGATGGTGGTTTTTAAAAGGATTTTTATATCCACACTTAAGCATAACAAATGGATTTACTAACAATATCTCACAGTTGTTCATGCCCAATTACCAGGAACAGGAATTTATGCAGAAATGAAGCATAGGTGGATCTCTTACATGCCATCACCAAACTCCTCATTGATGATTTCCTTGATGCTCTCTCCAAAATGCATAACAGCTTCATTCAATCTGTGTGCAATATATAGTAACATTGTTAATAAGAACGCTACTCTAATATTTGTAAATCCTGATAAATTGGAAGAAAGAAATAATATGTCATAAACTAACGAAGCTCTGGATAAAAGCTACATGGTACCACTTTAGCACGCTGTTGACAAGAATATTGGAGACTGTCAAGTTCAACATGCAAACTTGCAGAATTAAGAAAGTCGAAACCAAGGATGGAGGCATTGGTCTTGAGACTCGGAGATACCTAGCGTGTGGATTGTGGACTGTTGACGTTCGTGTACAACTTATATGGAGAAGCAGATTACTAGTGCAAAAGTTTTAAGCAGAGTGATTTTCTTTCCAAACATAGTGCCATCTTTGCAACTTGCCTCCAGGCCTCTCTCCTCTATTTATGATCAGACAACACTAATGTAAGTAAACATTTAGTCTTCTGAAATTTTTAGAGCCTGTTTAGACAGAGGGAAGTTCTATCCTAATCCTTaagatttagttcaaatttaaactaaattccCAAAACTTCCTTGGTTGACCATCCATTTCTCACTAGGTAAGAGTTAGGAGTTGCGGACTACACAAAGAAGATTTCGCTCCGATTACATGGCGGCTCGCATCCACAACGAATTCGACAATTGCTTCTATGATTTCCCCCAAAAGAACTTCCTTGTTTCCGAAAGGAACCCCACAAGAGAACTTCGCACAAAGTTTGACGTAGGCGAATAACTGAGCTTAAAAAGTGCTTATTACACTAATTAGCTGCTAGGGAAGGTAATTGTGTCACTTGGAAAGGTTAATTGTCAAAAAAAGTTGACATCGACAGGAACAAATTCTTCTTTCTCTGTTACACAAAGTTGACATCGACAGGAACAAATTCTACGGGAACAATCAAGATTAGGCAGCATCTATCGTCGATTGCAGCGTTAGGGAAACGCTTGAGAGGAACGAGGGGAGCGGAGCACCTGTAGATGGCGGGCTCGTGGACGATGTCGGGGTGGTAGGACCGGAACGGTGGCTGCATCATGAGTTCCACGAGCTCGTCGGTGAGCGCCGGGAGCGCGGCCTTCAGCGCGGGCGCCGTGTCGGGCTTGAGCTGCGCCTGGCGCCGCAGCAGCTGCGCGACGTAGACGTTGGTGAGCCCCGTCTCGGCGGCGACGTCCGAGAAGCTCTTCTCGGACTCCTCCTTCGCCGCCATCAGCCGCCGCACCGTCGCCCCGCTCTCCTCCATGGCCCTCCGCCCGCGCCGCGCACGAGGTGCTCGAGGGAAGTGAGCGCGGTAGGTGggggaggcgaggcgaggcacGAGTGAGCGTGGGGCGCAGCGCCAGCGCGTGCTTTGCGAGTGCAAAGCGGCGCGGTGGTGGCCAGGTGGGTGGATGTGATTGGCCGCCACGCGGGAGGGGGCTAGCGAACCGAGACACGGCTTCTGTCGCTGTAGCTTCGGGGTAGATATGCGTCTGAGATCCGTGCGAGGCCCTAGCGGACGGCTAGGATGCGGAGCGGGCGTTAGTGGCGCGCTGCCACGTGTCAGCTGAGGGGAGGGGTACTATGGGATTTGAATTTCAATTTTAAAACGTAATTTTCTCTTAAATCGTAACTCCGTTTTTTAATCAATCATGATGTTGCTGAGAACTAATTTAACAAAATGAGATACAGTATAAAtatattcttaattttttgaaattttattaaaataattcaatatttaatttaaaaatgttgaaatagtATGTAAAAAGCATTGAACTAGATTTAGAAATTTTGAAAAGCACAAAATCATAGATATAGTACATAATAAAATCTCAGTTTCAAACTGAAAAACGgttcaaaaataaagaaaaagtcTTTCCGGGCCGCATAACTGATGAAACTGGTCCGTTGGCTGCCAAAAAATAACCTGGGCTAGTTGTGGCCTTTTTCTTCTCCCGGGCTTTACTCAATTGGCTAGTGGGCTGATACTGGTTCGGCCTACAACCAATGGGCTGATGAGCCGGGCTACAAGTCACGGACGCCCTACAGAGGTCCCCTGAAACCCGGGCACCGCCGCCTCAATCCGCAACACAAAATTCCACTGGTGTATGCGAACACATGCTTATCAGGCGTTTTATTTGAGTTAAGATTTGTGTTAAAGAGATAGatgaaaaattat is a genomic window of Phragmites australis chromosome 24, lpPhrAust1.1, whole genome shotgun sequence containing:
- the LOC133907126 gene encoding DExH-box ATP-dependent RNA helicase DExH1 isoform X1; this encodes MLLHSSTCRGSLLSRSSGRFPSFAFVAVPLKTQGALRNLAAMSYRGGRGGGGPNSHRGRGRGGGGGGGRGGRGGGGGGGRGEQRWWDPQWRAERLRQMHGEVEKVNENEWWNKIGQLREGPQQELVVKRNFGRDGQNILADMAQRQGFYFNAYNKGKTLVFSKVPLPDYRADLDERHGSTQKEIIMSNQIEKRVEDLLSRSKSNTKDSASTSTISLRQSLPSTSSSVVEPALNIDKEKLSSQLRDLQNSRKMTASARSMESFREKLPAFNMREGFLRAVADNQVLVISGETGCGKTTQLPQFILEEEIDSLRGADCSIICTQPRRISAISVAARVASERGEDLGETVGYQIRLESKRSPQTRLLFCTTGVLLRRLVQEPDLVGVSHLLVDEIHERGMNEDFLIIILRDLLPRRPDLRLVLMSATINAELFSKYFGDAPIMHIPGFTFPVAELFLEDVLEKTRYKINSERDNFAGSSRRKRFSSVKNDPLSDVFEDIDFNKEYGNYSITTRQSLEAWSAAELDLSLVESTIEYICRHEAEGAILVFLTGWDEISKLLDKIKVNNFLGTSDKCLVLPLHGSMPTVNQREIFDRPPANKRKIVLATNIAESSITIDDVVYVIDCGKAKETSYDALNKLACLLPSWISKASAHQRRGRAGRVQPGCCYRLYPKVIHDAMPQFQLPEILRTPLQELCLNIKSLQLGAVSSFLAKSLQPPDPLSVTNAIELLKTIGALDDKEELTSLGRHLCTLPLDPNIGKMLLMGSVFQCLDPVLTIAAALAYRNPFVLPIDRKEEADAVKRSFAGDSCSDHIALLKAFVAWKEAKQSGRERSFCWENFLSPMTLKMMDDMRNQFFDLLSDIGFVSKTRGVKAYNHYGSDLEMVCAVLCAGLYPNVVQCKRRGKRTAFYTKDVGKVDIHPSSVNAFVNQFPLPYLVYSEKVKTASIYVRDSTNISDYALLLFGGSLSLSTTGEGIEMLGGYLHFSAPKRIIELIQRLRGELDKLLQRKIEEPALDIFSEGKGVVAAAVELLHSQNVYH
- the LOC133907398 gene encoding cyanate hydratase; its protein translation is MEESGATVRRLMAAKEESEKSFSDVAAETGLTNVYVAQLLRRQAQLKPDTAPALKAALPALTDELVELMMQPPFRSYHPDIVHEPAIYRLNEAVMHFGESIKEIINEEFGDGIMSAIDFYCSVDKVRGADGKDRVVVTFDGKYLPYTEQKSEHMMSRPTRKTS
- the LOC133907126 gene encoding DExH-box ATP-dependent RNA helicase DExH1 isoform X2; protein product: MGRTYLQTWLKDKGFTYSNAYNKGKTLVFSKVPLPDYRADLDERHGSTQKEIIMSNQIEKRVEDLLSRSKSNTKDSASTSTISLRQSLPSTSSSVVEPALNIDKEKLSSQLRDLQNSRKMTASARSMESFREKLPAFNMREGFLRAVADNQVLVISGETGCGKTTQLPQFILEEEIDSLRGADCSIICTQPRRISAISVAARVASERGEDLGETVGYQIRLESKRSPQTRLLFCTTGVLLRRLVQEPDLVGVSHLLVDEIHERGMNEDFLIIILRDLLPRRPDLRLVLMSATINAELFSKYFGDAPIMHIPGFTFPVAELFLEDVLEKTRYKINSERDNFAGSSRRKRFSSVKNDPLSDVFEDIDFNKEYGNYSITTRQSLEAWSAAELDLSLVESTIEYICRHEAEGAILVFLTGWDEISKLLDKIKVNNFLGTSDKCLVLPLHGSMPTVNQREIFDRPPANKRKIVLATNIAESSITIDDVVYVIDCGKAKETSYDALNKLACLLPSWISKASAHQRRGRAGRVQPGCCYRLYPKVIHDAMPQFQLPEILRTPLQELCLNIKSLQLGAVSSFLAKSLQPPDPLSVTNAIELLKTIGALDDKEELTSLGRHLCTLPLDPNIGKMLLMGSVFQCLDPVLTIAAALAYRNPFVLPIDRKEEADAVKRSFAGDSCSDHIALLKAFVAWKEAKQSGRERSFCWENFLSPMTLKMMDDMRNQFFDLLSDIGFVSKTRGVKAYNHYGSDLEMVCAVLCAGLYPNVVQCKRRGKRTAFYTKDVGKVDIHPSSVNAFVNQFPLPYLVYSEKVKTASIYVRDSTNISDYALLLFGGSLSLSTTGEGIEMLGGYLHFSAPKRIIELIQRLRGELDKLLQRKIEEPALDIFSEGKGVVAAAVELLHSQNVYH